The nucleotide sequence GACGGCTCGAACGACGGTTCGTGGCCGGTGATCGAGTCGCTCGCGGCGCGCGACCCGCGCGTGCGCGGTATCCGCTTCCGACGCAACTTCGGCAAGGCGGCCGCCCTGAGTGCCGGCTTTGCCGCCTCGCACGGCGAGCAGGTCATGACGCTCGACGCCGATCTGCAGGACGACCCCGCCGAGATCCCGCGCTTTCTCGCGGCGCTGGCCAGCGATTACGACGTCGTCAGCGGTTGGAAGCACGTCCGCCACGATCCCTGGCACAAGACCTATCCCTCGCGGGTCTTCAATGGTCTGGTGGGCTGGCTCACGGGCGTAAAGCTGCACGATCACAATTGCGGCATGAAGGGCTATCGCCGCGAGGTGCTGGGCGAAGTCCGGCTCTATGGCGAACTGCACCGCTTCGTGCCGGTGCTGGCGCATGCCCGGGGGTTCCGCGTCGGTGAGTTGCCCATCAATCACCGCGCCCGCAAGTTCGGCCATTCGAAGTACGGCGTGCGCCGCTTTGTGAAAGGATTCCTGGATCTGCTGACGGTGAAGTTTCTCACCGGCTTCGGGCAGCGGCCGCAGCACGTGCTGGGCACGTTCGGGCTGATCTGCTTCTCGGTCGGCTTTTTGGGGCTGTTCTATCTGTCGTGTACCTGGCTGGCGGCGCAGATGTTTCCCGAGTGGGGGCTGAAGCCGCTCCATCAACGTCCGGCCGTCATCTACTCGATGGGCGCGCTGCTGCTGGGGGCCCAGTTGATGTCGATCGGTTTTCTGGCCGAGCTCTTCATCGCCTACCAGACGCGCGAGGCGGATACTTATTCGATCTCGCAACGCACTTTTTCCGTGGCCGACCGCGCCCCTGGCCAGACGGGTCGGTCCGCATGAGCACGGCGCCGCCAGGATCGACGATCGACGATCGCGCCGCGCTGCGGCGGCAGGTCTACTGGCTGCTGATCGCCGTGGCGACCGGCGCCATGGTGGGACGCGTGCTGGCGGTCAATTCGGTCGACAAGATCGCGCTCGAGACGCAGCGCGCGCGCGAAGGTCGCCGCGATTGGCAGCTCCAACGCCCCTTTCTCAGCGGCAACGATCGCAGCCGCTGGTGTACGATTCGCGCCCTGGCGGAGCAGGGGACCTACGCCATCGACGACATCCAGGATCAGCCTGGATGGGACACGATCGACATGGTCAAGCACGACGGGCGCCTCTACTCGAGCAAGCCACCCTTGCTGCCCACGCTGCTCGCCGGACCGTATTGGGTGATCTATCGCACGACGGGGGCCTCGTTGGCTTCGCATCCTTACA is from Pirellulales bacterium and encodes:
- a CDS encoding glycosyltransferase family 2 protein; translated protein: MLSAVIPVYNEVESLEALHGELDAVAVAQNYDLEIIFVDDGSNDGSWPVIESLAARDPRVRGIRFRRNFGKAAALSAGFAASHGEQVMTLDADLQDDPAEIPRFLAALASDYDVVSGWKHVRHDPWHKTYPSRVFNGLVGWLTGVKLHDHNCGMKGYRREVLGEVRLYGELHRFVPVLAHARGFRVGELPINHRARKFGHSKYGVRRFVKGFLDLLTVKFLTGFGQRPQHVLGTFGLICFSVGFLGLFYLSCTWLAAQMFPEWGLKPLHQRPAVIYSMGALLLGAQLMSIGFLAELFIAYQTREADTYSISQRTFSVADRAPGQTGRSA